Sequence from the Orcinus orca chromosome 11, mOrcOrc1.1, whole genome shotgun sequence genome:
ttttggctgcattgggtctttgttgctgcacatgggctttctctagttgaggtgagcaggggcttctcttgttgcagagcacaggctctaggcgcccggccttcagtagttgtgactcgtgggctctagagcgcaggctcagtagttgtggcgcacgggctcagctgctctgtggcatgtgggatcctcccagaccggggatcaaacccatgtcccctgcattggcaggtggattcttaaccactgcaccaccagggaagtccctacaatgtCAACTTTTAAAAGTCACTAAACTAAAGTTAACCGGACAATAAACTAGGCAGAAATTGCTTTACAAAAAGAGGGAGAGCTCAAAATGCTACTTTCTATAGAGAACCCACAGTTCAATTTtattcagagcaaagaaaaaagaacttttgATCATACTAGAAGAAACTGAGCCATAAGTTTGGAATCAGTACTGAAACTACACATGCAATGAGGACAACATTCTGCTAATACAACTGATTTGCTGCTGCATTTGTGGACTGTTTTTCTAATATTAACAACTATAAACAAAGCAGTGCAACGAGTATTTGGAACAATCCTTACAGTGTTACAGCATGAGACACAAAATGTCACTTCTCACACCACTGGTTCTCTTTGTGTACCTGGGCTTCCTCTTCTTcagtaaaatcttttttttttttttttgtggtatgtgggcctctcactgctgtggcctctcccattgcggagcacaggctccggacgcgcaggctcagcggtcatggctcacgggcccagccgctccgcggcatgtgggatcttcccggaccggggcacgaacccatgtcccctgcatcggcaggcggactctcaaccactgcgccaccagggaagccccagtaaaaTCATTTTTGATATTGAATATCTTTCGAATCTCCTCAGGAATTTTCCCCTTGATCATATTGGCAACAGTCCTGCAGGTAACATCAAGCAAACCTTTGATGTCTAAGTAGTTTGCTGCCAATATAAGCTCAAAAAGTGTTCCTTGGTCAACTTTCAGAAATTCTTGATCCCAAACAGGGATATCATCTGTTCACTCTTCTTTGTCCTCACCATCCTCAGGAGGAGGCAGATCATCCTTGTGGTGGGTGCACCCCTGAATGACCTTTTTTAATATTGCTGCATTAACATTTGGCAAGGGGACTGGATCAACATCTCCTTCATCATCCATTCCCAAATCTTCCAACATGGTCTTAATAGTCACAGATTGTTTCGCAATTTCAACATCAACTTCAAATATCTCTCCACCAGAACTCTGCAACTTAATTGAAGGCATGGTGTTAGGGCTCAAGGAGATGGCGGGCCAGCG
This genomic interval carries:
- the LOC101284495 gene encoding S-phase kinase-associated protein 1-like is translated as MGLVPGVRFLGRYRTVRCHPALISRWPAISLSPNTMPSIKLQSSGGEIFEVDVEIAKQSVTIKTMLEDLGMDDEGDVDPVPLPNVNAAILKKVIQGCTHHKDDLPPPEDGEDKEE